The following coding sequences are from one Virgibacillus necropolis window:
- a CDS encoding energy-coupling factor ABC transporter ATP-binding protein has translation MSYIELKDISYKYPLSKDVVLKEISYTFEKGKLYGIIGPNGGGKTTLCNLIKGLIPNFYDGELTGEVLIEGKDIRDWDSSVLATTIGYIFQNPFTQISGIKETVFEEIALGLENLGVEKEIMINRVIEVIKLLGIEDLVEKDPNKLSGGQRQRVAFASIIAMDSDILVIDEPTSQLDPQGTSDVFKIIQGLKEQGKTILLVEHKIDLIAEYADEVLVIDQGELIYSGETSEIISNRELLNIGISIPQVALLSHDMQTSNEPFEQFAITKSQAREQILKRMG, from the coding sequence ATGAGCTATATAGAATTAAAAGATATCTCTTATAAATATCCCTTAAGTAAGGATGTTGTACTAAAGGAAATTAGTTATACATTTGAAAAAGGAAAACTTTATGGGATTATAGGGCCCAATGGTGGTGGAAAAACAACACTTTGTAATTTGATTAAGGGCCTTATTCCAAACTTTTATGATGGCGAGTTAACTGGAGAAGTTTTAATAGAGGGTAAAGACATCCGAGATTGGGATAGTAGTGTGCTGGCTACAACTATTGGTTATATATTTCAAAACCCTTTTACACAAATTAGTGGTATAAAGGAAACTGTTTTTGAGGAAATCGCACTAGGACTAGAAAATCTCGGTGTGGAAAAGGAAATAATGATTAATCGTGTAATAGAAGTCATTAAACTTCTTGGGATAGAAGATTTGGTTGAAAAGGACCCTAATAAACTTTCGGGGGGGCAACGCCAACGGGTCGCATTTGCATCCATAATAGCAATGGATAGTGATATATTGGTGATTGATGAACCAACGTCTCAGTTAGATCCACAAGGTACTTCAGATGTATTCAAAATTATTCAAGGCTTGAAGGAACAGGGAAAAACCATTTTACTTGTTGAACATAAAATAGATTTAATTGCGGAGTATGCAGATGAAGTTCTAGTTATTGATCAAGGTGAGTTGATTTATAGTGGTGAAACAAGTGAAATTATTTCCAATAGGGAATTGCTTAATATAGGCATCAGTATTCCACAGGTTGCCTTATTATCCCATGATATGCAAACTTCGAATGAACCGTTTGAACAATTTGCTATTACAAAGTCACAGGCAAGGGAACAAATCTTGAAAAGAATGGGGTGA
- a CDS encoding energy-coupling factor ABC transporter ATP-binding protein, which produces MKSVELRNVTFAYPNGYVANEQLNLQIGRGERVAIVGQNGAGKTTAVKLINGLHKPTQGDVFVDGVNTKDKTVAQISAYVGYVFQNPDDQIFNNSVKSEIEYTLRYLKLPSKDIERRVERAVELTGIGDYLDMNPFDVPYSIRKFVTIAVILAIDTPYLILDEPTAGQDLIGIKKLIELMDLLQEEQKSVITITHDMEFVANNFTRVIAMANKRIIADDTPRNIFWHEAVVAEAKIKKPEIGELAKKVGIGGNIIYRDEMVEKLSYNLKPSVN; this is translated from the coding sequence ATGAAGTCTGTTGAATTAAGAAACGTTACTTTTGCCTATCCTAATGGTTACGTAGCAAATGAGCAACTAAATCTTCAAATCGGGAGGGGGGAGCGAGTTGCAATTGTTGGTCAAAATGGGGCAGGTAAAACAACAGCGGTAAAACTAATAAATGGGTTGCACAAACCAACACAGGGGGATGTTTTTGTTGATGGGGTTAACACAAAAGATAAAACAGTAGCCCAGATTTCTGCTTATGTTGGTTATGTGTTTCAGAATCCTGATGATCAAATTTTTAATAACAGTGTGAAATCGGAAATTGAATACACTTTACGTTATTTAAAGTTACCTTCTAAAGATATTGAACGTCGTGTGGAACGAGCTGTAGAATTAACAGGGATTGGGGATTATTTGGATATGAACCCTTTTGATGTCCCTTATTCAATTAGAAAATTTGTAACTATTGCGGTGATACTTGCCATCGATACTCCCTATCTTATTCTCGATGAACCTACTGCAGGACAAGATTTAATTGGAATTAAGAAACTTATAGAACTCATGGACTTGCTGCAAGAAGAACAGAAAAGTGTCATTACAATTACTCATGATATGGAGTTTGTTGCAAATAACTTTACTAGAGTTATAGCTATGGCTAACAAACGTATTATTGCTGATGACACACCTAGAAACATCTTTTGGCATGAGGCCGTAGTTGCAGAAGCAAAAATTAAAAAGCCTGAAATTGGCGAGTTAGCAAAAAAGGTGGGAATCGGTGGAAATATCATATATAGAGATGAAATGGTTGAAAAGCTTTCATACAATCTAAAACCAAGTGTGAATTAA